From Pseudorasbora parva isolate DD20220531a chromosome 25, ASM2467924v1, whole genome shotgun sequence, one genomic window encodes:
- the ticrr gene encoding treslin isoform X1 has translation MASQNIVFAIDVDYRPEETNSTTSAYQNHLKHWILRVLLSLGHRYGLEKVRWGYKFFSSRTVKSATLITRGTDFKELQEKAFSDFEEELLVKFSVEGKSPRSRERSHKLKPSPASCVQNALKEILLDFQWDRPDLTSPTKVTLRPRRSSRSGRNIPLHDYDMLSLDRNVLFVVSECPRSKAELEDYLSIRSNDGRHHRDINEQVLPKGLIDMLMQRKVVLHWADSGILKVHHVVEDYTGTDTLAELLRQVGGQVVPMLSPGLPPMDQHPSVSHSLAAGLDAFPVDFINGYLQLPERMHQQVFPSLSGSLSWIAGGNMLSCNVTLEPVSCRQRFLRVPVEVILRGVLQDFHTISLARPASESWILQCPDAELGQEVFQHLKELSTGGSAMLAEVREGGVLCSAVLSVLSSCMAQLTVFQPLVTQEDQLLPADLVSLDTTDISRDLPDVVSSVLNVMYDIMEDEDCSDQVKIPLVPDWADQELKQVSCSRRNGVVEGWFPLSDQSGISCHLMESMRLLHAAPEEEERGEEYSDTQQEITSSLSEIYQSNTAGSSGNLRSKKRGTQCTPVRQKMKTMSRSLQMLNFARLNVKAQKTQADSSAARSAIGPEKGGKRCSGDRSKPGLMYFSSEEELLSHLGLAYQKALENRSVSVPSQVQDLLSVVKAFFKTNTDLEQVTFLNLVQKHLLKSCQSIRQLYGHSSDEESKIRECQLQAVLRLELCRQPEQQDDEEVVEQRVEDVADMFRIISRSKDAVYLSKFMQDEVLPVYLNSIPKVLADVYHSLGTQLPEALIAVLPSDFFSDESLPKDSVSVSSSPFSATQSNVSSVGDHLEELRNRSAKKRRQSMITRHKSMTEAPQALRQIEMPRKSTRLTKPKLSSVPVEKPAVEEPLPPPKQAVQEVTKVRRNLFNQVTVSPSKSSKMPRSQSVSAVEGLKKRKRSNMEDDERHALLTKKVSETPLHKQVSNRLLHRQRTGRRSGESDVCIIEESPVKPAADLRRSPRIKSLTRRHSSVFYSSSQPRSRNLDRAISSSQLCHSEGKGGFNVRSVRSPVRLLFGATQSPSHLRYTTASSSEDQGSKGLSLSSAIFESPNKTPQKLRSDPVGSAVGCRTPRSPKTPSQTVGENGMALRGSPFRSPVAKSLVVETPKKSPLKGILKTPIKSLLDCVSPNGAWLRSPGGRTPKKSVTWSPSPRKHLSENPNNVPESPMFTKRYSPRLITPGKNSSPEERAVFKTPEKVPQRKSKSSPGIMPRTLELSGNPDLEASQSIERSGKMMRTLSLPYKITEESGQFSSVDSLQSDSGPITFCVSSLKPNIKTAIKSPSPADRMCTRSGRTPVKKSVSTSNKSRVTAGTSPSPCKGLSLAVAKSSASPSHGPSRSDISYQSSSSNQQEDKIIAQIETNHGKTEEALSSDSQQFDCSEFSMTTDDESIDISEASVVKTQLIGGIKMNIAFSRKPSRSSEVFEFEGKQATPSTTTASRSYGFRQTPDRRQREAEARLGYPSGTPKISTPRTRRTPACGKKSTPQPLTYEVEMEMQASGLPKLKLRRTDSFSAGEATSSATKGMASQLVHRNMSNVKVPQVDSPLAQCSRHPGCISPSLCSRGTPAKSTPGKGVQTYICQSITPTRYPASSQSPLASPLTPSPQSRGWSTPENLNSWPRKKRARIETCGSKEQVIKGVPLLEKPGVLEDPELEGVFCIQGVEELKESLSTPVSQRKLGLRSSQVMHRQCSPQGMDWTETVVQECDIIDPTKTEQFSWKGMKVDTPKVKKPVSASGIFALTQSPLLYKKSTVNNEASQFNASNAELDISPLCQPKRRRTTSRTYSRKKLLE, from the exons ATGGCTTCCCAGAATATTGTTTTTGCTATCGATGTGGATTATCGACCAGAGGAGACCAACAGCACGACTAGTGCCTATCAAAACCACCTCAAACACTGGATACTAAGAGTTCTGCTCAGTTTGGGACACAGATATGGACTGGAAAAAGTGCGATGGGGGTATAAATTCTTCTCTTCAAGGACTGTGAAAAGTGCGACACTTATAACCAGAGGAACTGATTTCAAGGAGCTCCAGGAGAAGGCGTTCAGTGATTTCGAAGAGGAGCTGCTTGTCAAATTCAGCGTAGAAGGAAAGTCACCCAGAAGTCGGGAAAGGTCACATAAACTAAAACCCAGCCCGGCTAGTTGTGTCCAAAATGCCTTGAAAGAGATCCTCCTAGACTTCCAGTGGGACAGACCTGATCTGACATCTCCCACCAAGGTGACCCTGAGACCAAGGAGGTCCAGTCGAAGTGGCAGAAATATCCCTCTGCATGATTATGACATGTTAAGCCTGGACAGAAATGTCCTTTTTGTCGTATCTGAATGCCCACGGTCCAAAGCAGAGTTGGAGGACTATCTGTCCATCCGTAGCAATGACGGTAGACATCATAGAGACATAAATGAGCAGGTGCTGCCCAAAGGTCTCATAGATATGCTTATGCAACGCAAAGTTGTGCTTCATTGGGCTGATTCGGGTATATTAAAG GTTCATCATGTGGTGGAGGACTACACTGGCACAGACACACTGGCAGAGCTTCTTCGGCAGGTTGGTGGACAGGTGGTGCCCATGCTGTCTCCTGGTTTGCCACCGATGGACCAGCATCCCAGTGTAAGCCATTCACTGGCTGCGGGACTAGATGCCTTTCCTGTAGATTTCATCAATGGCTACCTTCAGTTGCCTGAAAGAATGCACCAACAAGTGTTTCCATCTTTGAGTGGATCGCTTTCCTGGATTGCGG GTGGGAACATGCTTTCCTGTAATGTGACGCTGGAGCCGGTATCATGCAGGCAGAGGTTTCTGCGTGTTCCTGTTGAGGTGATTCTCAGAGGTGTCCTGCAGGACTTCCACACCATCTCTCTCGCACGTCCAGCCTCAGAGAGCTGGATACTGCAGTGTCCAGATGCTGAACTGGGTCAGGAGGTGTTTCAGCACTTAAAGGAGCTGTCCACTGGAGGATCTGCCATG CTAGCAGAAGTGAGAGAAGGAGGTGTGTTGTGTTCAGCGGTGCTGTCGGTGCTCTCCTCCTGCATGGCTCAGCTCACTGTCTTTCAGCCTCTGGTTACTCAGGAAGACCAGCTCCTGCCTGCAGACCTCGTTTCCTTGGACACTACAGACATTTCTAGGGACTTGCCTGACGTCGTCAGCAGTGTTCTCAATGTCATGTATGACATCATGGAGGATGAGGACTGCTCAG ATCAAGTGAAGATTCCGTTAGTCCCTGACTGGGCCGATCAAGAGCTCAAGCAAGTGTCTTGTTCAAGGAGGAATGGGGTGGTAGAAGGGTGGTTTCCTCTGTCTGACCAATCAGGAATCAGCTGCCACTTAATGGAATCAATGAG GCTCCTGCATGCAGCTCCCGAGGAAGAGGAGCGGGGAGAGGAGTACTCAGATACTCAGCAGGAGATCACCAGCAGTCTCTCAGAGATCTATCAGAGCAACACAGCCGGATCGAGTGGCAACCTGAGGTCCAAAAAAA GAGGAACACAATGCACGCCAGTAAGACAAAAGATGAAGACCATGAGTCGCTCTCTACAGATGCTGAATTTTGCTCGCTTGAATGTGAAAGCTCAAAAGACTCAGGCTGATAGCAGCGCTGCTAGGTCTGCCATAGGGCCTGAAAAAGGGGGCAAAAGATGCTCTGGGGATCGGAGCAAGCCTGGCCTCATGT ACTTTAGCAGTGAGGAAGAGCTGCTCTCCCACCTGGGACTCGCTTATCAGAAAGCTTTGGAGAACAGATCTGTGTCTGTTCCTTCTCAGGTCCAGGATTTGCTTTCAGTTGTAAAGGCATTCTTCAAAACTAACACAGATTTGGAG CAGGTAACGTTCTTAAATTTGGTGCAGAAACATCTGTTGAAGTCCTGTCAGTCTATTCGTCAACTTTATGGACATTCTTCAGATGAAGAAAGTAAAATCAGGGA ATGCCAGCTGCAAGCAGTTCTCAGACTTGAGTTGTGCAGACAACCAGAACAACAAGATGACGAGGAGGTTGTTGAACAAAGAGTGGAGGAT GTGGCTGATATGTTCCGGATTATCTCCCGGAGTAAAGATGCTGTCTACTTATCCAAGTTTATGCAGGATGAAGTTCTTCCAGT GTACCTGAACAGCATCCCTAAGGTCCTGGCTGACGTGTACCACAGTTTAGGAACTCAGTTGCCCGAGGCGCTCATTGCCGTCCTGCCTTCTGACTTCTTCAGTGATGAGTCTTTGCCTAAGGACAGTGTGTCTGTGAGTTCCTCACCTTTCTCTGCCACACAGAGCAACGTATCCAGTGTTGGAGATCATCTGGAGGAACTCCGCAACCGCTCTGCTAAGAAAAGGAG ACAGAGCATGATTACACGCCACAAAAGCATGACTGAGGCTCCTCAAGCACTTCGACAGATAGAAATGCCAAGAAAGTCCACACGTCTG ACAAAGCCAAAACTCAGTAGTGTCCCAGTAGAAAAACCTGCTGTGGAAGAACCATTACCACCACCAAAGCAAGCTGTTCAAG AGGTAACAAAGGTAAGAAGAAATCTCTTCAACCAAGTGACCGTATCGCCCTCAAAGTCGTCCAAAATGCCTCGAAGCCAGTCTGTCTCAGCAGTAGAGGGGCTCAAGAAACGCAAGCGTTCAAATATGGAAGATgatg AACGGCACGCTCTTCTGACAAAGAAAGTATCTGAGACACCGCTGCATAAGCAGGTGTCCAATCGCTTACTTCACCGGCAAAGGACTGGCAG GAGATCTGGAGAATCTGATGTGTGCATTATTGAGGAGTCTCCTGTCAAACCAGCTGCTG ATTTGAGGAGGAGCCCAAGAATTAAAAGCCTTACCAGGAGACATTCCAGCGTGTTCTATTCAAGCTCACAGCCACGTTCCCGAAACCTGGACCGCGCTATCTCCTCTTCTCAACTCTGCCACTCTGAGGGCAAAG GTGGATTCAATGTTAGATCTGTTAGGTCGCCAGTTCGGCTTCTTTTTGGTGCAACCCAGTCCCCTAGTCATCTACGGTACACTACAGCATCCTCTTCAGAAGATCAAGGCAGCAAAGGGTTGTCACTTAGCTCTGCAATTTTTGAG AGTCCAAATAAAACTCCACAGAAGTTAAGATCTGATCCAGTAGGATCTGCAGTTGGGTGCAGAACCCCACGGTCCCCAAAAACTCCAAGCCAGACAGTTGGGGAAAATGGGATGGCTCTGCGAGGGAGCCCCTTTCGCTCGCCTGTTGCAAAAAGTTTAGTGGTAGAGACGCCTAAGAAAAGCCCTCTAAAGGGAATACTAAAGACTCCAATAAAAAGCCTCTTGGATTGTGTTTCACCTAATGGCGCTTGGCTGAGGAGCCCAGGCGGTAGAACGCCAAAAAAGAGTGTGACATGGTCTCCATCTCCACGGAAACACCTGTCAGAAAACCCAAACAATGTGCCAGAGTCTCCGATGTTTACAAAAAGATACTCACCAAGGCTGATTACACCGGGGAAGAATAGCAGCCCAGAGGAAAGAGCTGTTTTTAAAACACCTGAAAAGGTGCCCCAAAGGAAATCCAAGTCATCTCCTGGAATAATGCCTAGGACACTAGAACTTTCTGGAAATCCTGATCTAGAAGCATCTCAGTCTATTGAAAGATCGGGAAAGATGATGAGAACACTGAGTTTACCATACAAGATTACTGAAGAATCTGGTCAGTTTTCCTCCGTTGACTCACTACAGTCCGATTCCGGGCCAATTACTTTCTGTGTTTCATCATTGAAACCAAATATAAAAACGGCAATAAAAAGCCCCAGCCCAGCTGACAGGATGTGCACTCGCTCTGGTAGGACACCTGTTAAAAAGTCGGTGTCAACTTCTAACAAGTCAAGAGTCACTGCAGGTACTAGCCCTTCACCTTGTAAAGGTCTGTCTTTGGCTGTAGCAAAATCAAGTGCATCACCATCCCATGGACCATCTAGATCAGATATCAGCTATCAAAGCAGTTCATCCAATCAACAGGAGGATAAAATAATTGCGCAAATTGAGACTAACCATGGAAAAACTGAAGAGGCATTATCTTCTGACTCTCAGCAGTTTGATTGCTCTGAATTCAGCATGACCACAGATGATGAAAGCATTGACATATCGGAGGCCTCAGTGGTGAAGACCCAGCTCATAGGGGGCATTAAGATGAACATCGCTTTTTCCAGAAAACCCTCTAGATCCTCAGAGGTTTTTGAATTTGAGGGCAAACAAGCCACCCCGTCCACAACAACAGCAAGTCGCAGCTATGGCTTCCGTCAAACTCCAGACCGGCGCCAACGAGAAGCGGAAGCACGTCTTGGATATCCCTCGGGAACACCAAAGATTTCCACCCCAAGAACCAGGCGAACTCCTGCATGTGGAAAGAAGTCCACTCCTCAGCCACTTACTTATGAAGTGGAGATGGAAATGCAAGCATCAGGTCTGCCTAAACTAAAGTTAAGACGGACCGATTCTTTCAGTGCAGGTGAGGCAACAAGTAGTGCCACCAAAGGCATGGCCTCACAGCTTGTGCACCGTAACATGTCAAATGTGAAGGTGCCACAAGTTGACAGCCCTCTTGCACAGTGTTCTAGACATCCTGGCTGCATATCTCCATCACTCTGCAGTCGAGGAACCCCTGCCAAAAGTACACCTGGGAAGGGTGTTCAGACATACATATGTCAGTCGATCACTCCCACACGGTACCCAGCAAGTAGCCAATCCCCTTTGGCGTCCCCACTTACTCCATCTCCTCAAAGCAGAGGGTGGTCAACCCCAGAGAACCTCAACAGTTGGCCTCGTAAGAAAAGGGCTCGAATTGAGACTTGTGGGAGCAAAGAGCAAGTCATCAAAGGGGTTCCTCTTCTGGAAAAGCCTGGAGTATTGGAAGACCCAGAACTTGAAGGGGTTTTCTGCATTCAGGGGGTGGAAGAACTCAAGGAGTCGCTGAGCACCCCAGTTAGTCAAAGAAAACTGGGTTTGAGATCAAGCCAGGTGATGCATCGTCAGTGCTCACCACAAGGCATGGACTGGACCGAGACTGTGGTTCAAGAGTGTGATATTATAGACCCTACAAAGACTGAACAGTTTTCATGGAAGGGCATGAAAG
- the ticrr gene encoding treslin isoform X2 has product MASQNIVFAIDVDYRPEETNSTTSAYQNHLKHWILRVLLSLGHRYGLEKVRWGYKFFSSRTVKSATLITRGTDFKELQEKAFSDFEEELLVKFSVEGKSPRSRERSHKLKPSPASCVQNALKEILLDFQWDRPDLTSPTKVTLRPRRSSRSGRNIPLHDYDMLSLDRNVLFVVSECPRSKAELEDYLSIRSNDGRHHRDINEQVLPKGLIDMLMQRKVVLHWADSGILKVHHVVEDYTGTDTLAELLRQVGGQVVPMLSPGLPPMDQHPSVSHSLAAGLDAFPVDFINGYLQLPERMHQQVFPSLSGSLSWIAGGNMLSCNVTLEPVSCRQRFLRVPVEVILRGVLQDFHTISLARPASESWILQCPDAELGQEVFQHLKELSTGGSAMLAEVREGGVLCSAVLSVLSSCMAQLTVFQPLVTQEDQLLPADLVSLDTTDISRDLPDVVSSVLNVMYDIMEDEDCSDQVKIPLVPDWADQELKQVSCSRRNGVVEGWFPLSDQSGISCHLMESMRLLHAAPEEEERGEEYSDTQQEITSSLSEIYQSNTAGSSGNLRSKKRGTQCTPVRQKMKTMSRSLQMLNFARLNVKAQKTQADSSAARSAIGPEKGGKRCSGDRSKPGLMYFSSEEELLSHLGLAYQKALENRSVSVPSQVQDLLSVVKAFFKTNTDLEVTFLNLVQKHLLKSCQSIRQLYGHSSDEESKIRECQLQAVLRLELCRQPEQQDDEEVVEQRVEDVADMFRIISRSKDAVYLSKFMQDEVLPVYLNSIPKVLADVYHSLGTQLPEALIAVLPSDFFSDESLPKDSVSVSSSPFSATQSNVSSVGDHLEELRNRSAKKRRQSMITRHKSMTEAPQALRQIEMPRKSTRLTKPKLSSVPVEKPAVEEPLPPPKQAVQEVTKVRRNLFNQVTVSPSKSSKMPRSQSVSAVEGLKKRKRSNMEDDERHALLTKKVSETPLHKQVSNRLLHRQRTGRRSGESDVCIIEESPVKPAADLRRSPRIKSLTRRHSSVFYSSSQPRSRNLDRAISSSQLCHSEGKGGFNVRSVRSPVRLLFGATQSPSHLRYTTASSSEDQGSKGLSLSSAIFESPNKTPQKLRSDPVGSAVGCRTPRSPKTPSQTVGENGMALRGSPFRSPVAKSLVVETPKKSPLKGILKTPIKSLLDCVSPNGAWLRSPGGRTPKKSVTWSPSPRKHLSENPNNVPESPMFTKRYSPRLITPGKNSSPEERAVFKTPEKVPQRKSKSSPGIMPRTLELSGNPDLEASQSIERSGKMMRTLSLPYKITEESGQFSSVDSLQSDSGPITFCVSSLKPNIKTAIKSPSPADRMCTRSGRTPVKKSVSTSNKSRVTAGTSPSPCKGLSLAVAKSSASPSHGPSRSDISYQSSSSNQQEDKIIAQIETNHGKTEEALSSDSQQFDCSEFSMTTDDESIDISEASVVKTQLIGGIKMNIAFSRKPSRSSEVFEFEGKQATPSTTTASRSYGFRQTPDRRQREAEARLGYPSGTPKISTPRTRRTPACGKKSTPQPLTYEVEMEMQASGLPKLKLRRTDSFSAGEATSSATKGMASQLVHRNMSNVKVPQVDSPLAQCSRHPGCISPSLCSRGTPAKSTPGKGVQTYICQSITPTRYPASSQSPLASPLTPSPQSRGWSTPENLNSWPRKKRARIETCGSKEQVIKGVPLLEKPGVLEDPELEGVFCIQGVEELKESLSTPVSQRKLGLRSSQVMHRQCSPQGMDWTETVVQECDIIDPTKTEQFSWKGMKVDTPKVKKPVSASGIFALTQSPLLYKKSTVNNEASQFNASNAELDISPLCQPKRRRTTSRTYSRKKLLE; this is encoded by the exons ATGGCTTCCCAGAATATTGTTTTTGCTATCGATGTGGATTATCGACCAGAGGAGACCAACAGCACGACTAGTGCCTATCAAAACCACCTCAAACACTGGATACTAAGAGTTCTGCTCAGTTTGGGACACAGATATGGACTGGAAAAAGTGCGATGGGGGTATAAATTCTTCTCTTCAAGGACTGTGAAAAGTGCGACACTTATAACCAGAGGAACTGATTTCAAGGAGCTCCAGGAGAAGGCGTTCAGTGATTTCGAAGAGGAGCTGCTTGTCAAATTCAGCGTAGAAGGAAAGTCACCCAGAAGTCGGGAAAGGTCACATAAACTAAAACCCAGCCCGGCTAGTTGTGTCCAAAATGCCTTGAAAGAGATCCTCCTAGACTTCCAGTGGGACAGACCTGATCTGACATCTCCCACCAAGGTGACCCTGAGACCAAGGAGGTCCAGTCGAAGTGGCAGAAATATCCCTCTGCATGATTATGACATGTTAAGCCTGGACAGAAATGTCCTTTTTGTCGTATCTGAATGCCCACGGTCCAAAGCAGAGTTGGAGGACTATCTGTCCATCCGTAGCAATGACGGTAGACATCATAGAGACATAAATGAGCAGGTGCTGCCCAAAGGTCTCATAGATATGCTTATGCAACGCAAAGTTGTGCTTCATTGGGCTGATTCGGGTATATTAAAG GTTCATCATGTGGTGGAGGACTACACTGGCACAGACACACTGGCAGAGCTTCTTCGGCAGGTTGGTGGACAGGTGGTGCCCATGCTGTCTCCTGGTTTGCCACCGATGGACCAGCATCCCAGTGTAAGCCATTCACTGGCTGCGGGACTAGATGCCTTTCCTGTAGATTTCATCAATGGCTACCTTCAGTTGCCTGAAAGAATGCACCAACAAGTGTTTCCATCTTTGAGTGGATCGCTTTCCTGGATTGCGG GTGGGAACATGCTTTCCTGTAATGTGACGCTGGAGCCGGTATCATGCAGGCAGAGGTTTCTGCGTGTTCCTGTTGAGGTGATTCTCAGAGGTGTCCTGCAGGACTTCCACACCATCTCTCTCGCACGTCCAGCCTCAGAGAGCTGGATACTGCAGTGTCCAGATGCTGAACTGGGTCAGGAGGTGTTTCAGCACTTAAAGGAGCTGTCCACTGGAGGATCTGCCATG CTAGCAGAAGTGAGAGAAGGAGGTGTGTTGTGTTCAGCGGTGCTGTCGGTGCTCTCCTCCTGCATGGCTCAGCTCACTGTCTTTCAGCCTCTGGTTACTCAGGAAGACCAGCTCCTGCCTGCAGACCTCGTTTCCTTGGACACTACAGACATTTCTAGGGACTTGCCTGACGTCGTCAGCAGTGTTCTCAATGTCATGTATGACATCATGGAGGATGAGGACTGCTCAG ATCAAGTGAAGATTCCGTTAGTCCCTGACTGGGCCGATCAAGAGCTCAAGCAAGTGTCTTGTTCAAGGAGGAATGGGGTGGTAGAAGGGTGGTTTCCTCTGTCTGACCAATCAGGAATCAGCTGCCACTTAATGGAATCAATGAG GCTCCTGCATGCAGCTCCCGAGGAAGAGGAGCGGGGAGAGGAGTACTCAGATACTCAGCAGGAGATCACCAGCAGTCTCTCAGAGATCTATCAGAGCAACACAGCCGGATCGAGTGGCAACCTGAGGTCCAAAAAAA GAGGAACACAATGCACGCCAGTAAGACAAAAGATGAAGACCATGAGTCGCTCTCTACAGATGCTGAATTTTGCTCGCTTGAATGTGAAAGCTCAAAAGACTCAGGCTGATAGCAGCGCTGCTAGGTCTGCCATAGGGCCTGAAAAAGGGGGCAAAAGATGCTCTGGGGATCGGAGCAAGCCTGGCCTCATGT ACTTTAGCAGTGAGGAAGAGCTGCTCTCCCACCTGGGACTCGCTTATCAGAAAGCTTTGGAGAACAGATCTGTGTCTGTTCCTTCTCAGGTCCAGGATTTGCTTTCAGTTGTAAAGGCATTCTTCAAAACTAACACAGATTTGGAG GTAACGTTCTTAAATTTGGTGCAGAAACATCTGTTGAAGTCCTGTCAGTCTATTCGTCAACTTTATGGACATTCTTCAGATGAAGAAAGTAAAATCAGGGA ATGCCAGCTGCAAGCAGTTCTCAGACTTGAGTTGTGCAGACAACCAGAACAACAAGATGACGAGGAGGTTGTTGAACAAAGAGTGGAGGAT GTGGCTGATATGTTCCGGATTATCTCCCGGAGTAAAGATGCTGTCTACTTATCCAAGTTTATGCAGGATGAAGTTCTTCCAGT GTACCTGAACAGCATCCCTAAGGTCCTGGCTGACGTGTACCACAGTTTAGGAACTCAGTTGCCCGAGGCGCTCATTGCCGTCCTGCCTTCTGACTTCTTCAGTGATGAGTCTTTGCCTAAGGACAGTGTGTCTGTGAGTTCCTCACCTTTCTCTGCCACACAGAGCAACGTATCCAGTGTTGGAGATCATCTGGAGGAACTCCGCAACCGCTCTGCTAAGAAAAGGAG ACAGAGCATGATTACACGCCACAAAAGCATGACTGAGGCTCCTCAAGCACTTCGACAGATAGAAATGCCAAGAAAGTCCACACGTCTG ACAAAGCCAAAACTCAGTAGTGTCCCAGTAGAAAAACCTGCTGTGGAAGAACCATTACCACCACCAAAGCAAGCTGTTCAAG AGGTAACAAAGGTAAGAAGAAATCTCTTCAACCAAGTGACCGTATCGCCCTCAAAGTCGTCCAAAATGCCTCGAAGCCAGTCTGTCTCAGCAGTAGAGGGGCTCAAGAAACGCAAGCGTTCAAATATGGAAGATgatg AACGGCACGCTCTTCTGACAAAGAAAGTATCTGAGACACCGCTGCATAAGCAGGTGTCCAATCGCTTACTTCACCGGCAAAGGACTGGCAG GAGATCTGGAGAATCTGATGTGTGCATTATTGAGGAGTCTCCTGTCAAACCAGCTGCTG ATTTGAGGAGGAGCCCAAGAATTAAAAGCCTTACCAGGAGACATTCCAGCGTGTTCTATTCAAGCTCACAGCCACGTTCCCGAAACCTGGACCGCGCTATCTCCTCTTCTCAACTCTGCCACTCTGAGGGCAAAG GTGGATTCAATGTTAGATCTGTTAGGTCGCCAGTTCGGCTTCTTTTTGGTGCAACCCAGTCCCCTAGTCATCTACGGTACACTACAGCATCCTCTTCAGAAGATCAAGGCAGCAAAGGGTTGTCACTTAGCTCTGCAATTTTTGAG AGTCCAAATAAAACTCCACAGAAGTTAAGATCTGATCCAGTAGGATCTGCAGTTGGGTGCAGAACCCCACGGTCCCCAAAAACTCCAAGCCAGACAGTTGGGGAAAATGGGATGGCTCTGCGAGGGAGCCCCTTTCGCTCGCCTGTTGCAAAAAGTTTAGTGGTAGAGACGCCTAAGAAAAGCCCTCTAAAGGGAATACTAAAGACTCCAATAAAAAGCCTCTTGGATTGTGTTTCACCTAATGGCGCTTGGCTGAGGAGCCCAGGCGGTAGAACGCCAAAAAAGAGTGTGACATGGTCTCCATCTCCACGGAAACACCTGTCAGAAAACCCAAACAATGTGCCAGAGTCTCCGATGTTTACAAAAAGATACTCACCAAGGCTGATTACACCGGGGAAGAATAGCAGCCCAGAGGAAAGAGCTGTTTTTAAAACACCTGAAAAGGTGCCCCAAAGGAAATCCAAGTCATCTCCTGGAATAATGCCTAGGACACTAGAACTTTCTGGAAATCCTGATCTAGAAGCATCTCAGTCTATTGAAAGATCGGGAAAGATGATGAGAACACTGAGTTTACCATACAAGATTACTGAAGAATCTGGTCAGTTTTCCTCCGTTGACTCACTACAGTCCGATTCCGGGCCAATTACTTTCTGTGTTTCATCATTGAAACCAAATATAAAAACGGCAATAAAAAGCCCCAGCCCAGCTGACAGGATGTGCACTCGCTCTGGTAGGACACCTGTTAAAAAGTCGGTGTCAACTTCTAACAAGTCAAGAGTCACTGCAGGTACTAGCCCTTCACCTTGTAAAGGTCTGTCTTTGGCTGTAGCAAAATCAAGTGCATCACCATCCCATGGACCATCTAGATCAGATATCAGCTATCAAAGCAGTTCATCCAATCAACAGGAGGATAAAATAATTGCGCAAATTGAGACTAACCATGGAAAAACTGAAGAGGCATTATCTTCTGACTCTCAGCAGTTTGATTGCTCTGAATTCAGCATGACCACAGATGATGAAAGCATTGACATATCGGAGGCCTCAGTGGTGAAGACCCAGCTCATAGGGGGCATTAAGATGAACATCGCTTTTTCCAGAAAACCCTCTAGATCCTCAGAGGTTTTTGAATTTGAGGGCAAACAAGCCACCCCGTCCACAACAACAGCAAGTCGCAGCTATGGCTTCCGTCAAACTCCAGACCGGCGCCAACGAGAAGCGGAAGCACGTCTTGGATATCCCTCGGGAACACCAAAGATTTCCACCCCAAGAACCAGGCGAACTCCTGCATGTGGAAAGAAGTCCACTCCTCAGCCACTTACTTATGAAGTGGAGATGGAAATGCAAGCATCAGGTCTGCCTAAACTAAAGTTAAGACGGACCGATTCTTTCAGTGCAGGTGAGGCAACAAGTAGTGCCACCAAAGGCATGGCCTCACAGCTTGTGCACCGTAACATGTCAAATGTGAAGGTGCCACAAGTTGACAGCCCTCTTGCACAGTGTTCTAGACATCCTGGCTGCATATCTCCATCACTCTGCAGTCGAGGAACCCCTGCCAAAAGTACACCTGGGAAGGGTGTTCAGACATACATATGTCAGTCGATCACTCCCACACGGTACCCAGCAAGTAGCCAATCCCCTTTGGCGTCCCCACTTACTCCATCTCCTCAAAGCAGAGGGTGGTCAACCCCAGAGAACCTCAACAGTTGGCCTCGTAAGAAAAGGGCTCGAATTGAGACTTGTGGGAGCAAAGAGCAAGTCATCAAAGGGGTTCCTCTTCTGGAAAAGCCTGGAGTATTGGAAGACCCAGAACTTGAAGGGGTTTTCTGCATTCAGGGGGTGGAAGAACTCAAGGAGTCGCTGAGCACCCCAGTTAGTCAAAGAAAACTGGGTTTGAGATCAAGCCAGGTGATGCATCGTCAGTGCTCACCACAAGGCATGGACTGGACCGAGACTGTGGTTCAAGAGTGTGATATTATAGACCCTACAAAGACTGAACAGTTTTCATGGAAGGGCATGAAAG
- the c25h11orf96 gene encoding uncharacterized protein C11orf96 homolog — protein sequence MAARPMETVGFAVLPAHILASAMEEFPQQLPVPKCLARGRNRPRRPRDARFKTQPVTFAEIAEVEEEGASPLEEERARRSFLQSLESLRRSTQTLHHAGSTQSCRTASAQASLDSSDSDSAQ from the coding sequence ATGGCTGCCCGTCCAATGGAGACGGTGGGTTTCGCCGTTCTCCCCGCACACATCTTGGCATCGGCCATGGAGGAGTTTCCCCAGCAGCTACCGGTGCCCAAATGTCTGGCTAGGGGCCGAAACCGTCCCCGGCGGCCCCGAGATGCCCGCTTCAAGACCCAGCCGGTGACATTTGCAGAGATCGCAGAAGTGGAGGAGGAAGGGGCTTCACCTCTGGAGGAAGAGCGGGCCAGGCGGTCCTTCCTTCAGTCGCTGGAGAGTCTCAGGAGAAGCACACAGACCTTGCACCACGCAGGATCCACACAGAGCTGCCGCACCGCGTCTGCACAGGCTAGCCTGGACTCCAGTGACTCAGACTCGGCGCAATGA